A region of Bacillus cabrialesii DNA encodes the following proteins:
- a CDS encoding YiiX/YebB-like N1pC/P60 family cysteine hydrolase: MKLKKRVTIFMVALTICGGLFISPAKAVKTTDYAEEIAELQPGTTPEEVMKSASQIAKQQNVKQDVILKQFYKEITADKAEGDRLAKESGMSIMGGSSGTKKLPTSAKGNIYYTNSYTAYYNHGHVGMYSAADKIVESVPSDGVRQIAYNARDVEDNSIVQTVSVTSSQKTSAADWAVSKVGDPYSFNFVNNRNTGHDGAKNCSKLLWSAFLLKAGIDIDSNGGLGVYPRDITSSSYTATIMTIR; this comes from the coding sequence ATGAAGTTGAAGAAAAGGGTAACAATATTTATGGTAGCGCTTACAATTTGCGGTGGCCTGTTTATTTCTCCCGCCAAAGCTGTAAAGACCACAGACTATGCTGAAGAAATCGCCGAACTGCAGCCGGGCACGACACCAGAAGAAGTAATGAAATCCGCCAGCCAGATTGCCAAACAGCAGAACGTAAAGCAAGACGTCATTCTGAAGCAGTTCTATAAGGAAATCACAGCTGATAAAGCTGAGGGAGACCGGCTCGCTAAGGAAAGCGGCATGTCCATCATGGGCGGCTCGTCGGGCACGAAAAAACTTCCGACAAGCGCGAAAGGGAATATCTATTACACCAACTCCTACACAGCCTACTACAATCACGGCCACGTCGGCATGTACTCCGCCGCTGACAAAATTGTTGAATCTGTCCCGAGCGACGGCGTCAGACAGATCGCTTACAATGCCAGAGACGTGGAAGACAACTCCATTGTGCAGACAGTTAGTGTAACCTCTTCTCAAAAAACATCTGCTGCCGACTGGGCGGTATCAAAAGTCGGCGACCCATACTCATTTAACTTCGTCAATAACAGAAATACCGGACATGACGGCGCCAAAAACTGTTCAAAGCTTCTCTGGTCCGCCTTTTTGCTGAAAGCAGGCATTGATATAGACAGCAACGGAGGCTTAGGGGTGTATCCGCGCGACATCACCAGCTCATCCTATACAGCAACCATTATGACCATCAGATAA